In the Ensifer adhaerens genome, one interval contains:
- a CDS encoding SDR family oxidoreductase has protein sequence MTLEGKVALVAGATRGGGRGIAAELGAAGATVYVTGRTTRQQQSDYRRPETIEETAEIVTSLGGKGVPVQVDHLQPAQVEALVDRIRNEQGRLDILVNDVWGGELLFEWNKPVWEHNLENGLKLLHLGVDTHLITAHYALPLMIERPGGLLVEVTDGTAEYNAENYRLSPFYDLAKVSANRMAWAHAKDLAPHGATSVSITPGWMRSEMMLEHFEVGENNWQDATKNQPHFVISETPRFVGRAIAALAADAEKARWNGQSLSSGGLAQVYGFNDLDGSRPDCWRYMREVMEANKPADATGYR, from the coding sequence ATGACGCTCGAAGGAAAAGTCGCACTGGTCGCCGGCGCCACGCGCGGCGGCGGGCGCGGCATCGCCGCCGAACTCGGAGCGGCCGGCGCCACCGTCTACGTCACCGGCCGCACCACCCGGCAGCAGCAGTCCGATTACAGGCGACCCGAAACGATCGAGGAAACAGCCGAGATCGTCACCAGCCTCGGCGGCAAGGGCGTTCCCGTCCAGGTCGATCACCTGCAGCCGGCGCAGGTCGAGGCGCTTGTCGACCGCATCCGCAACGAACAGGGACGGCTCGACATCCTGGTCAACGACGTCTGGGGCGGCGAATTGCTGTTCGAATGGAACAAGCCCGTCTGGGAACACAATCTCGAAAATGGCTTGAAGTTGCTGCACCTTGGCGTCGACACCCACCTGATTACCGCCCACTACGCCCTGCCGCTGATGATCGAAAGGCCGGGCGGCCTGCTGGTCGAGGTCACCGACGGCACTGCCGAATACAATGCAGAGAACTATCGCCTGTCGCCCTTCTACGACCTTGCCAAGGTTTCAGCGAACCGCATGGCCTGGGCGCACGCCAAGGACCTGGCGCCGCATGGTGCGACCTCGGTTTCGATCACACCTGGCTGGATGCGCTCGGAGATGATGCTCGAACATTTCGAGGTCGGCGAAAACAACTGGCAGGACGCGACGAAAAACCAACCGCATTTCGTCATCTCGGAAACACCGCGCTTCGTCGGCCGCGCCATCGCAGCACTCGCGGCGGATGCGGAAAAGGCCCGCTGGAACGGTCAGTCGCTGTCGAGCGGTGGACTGGCTCAGGTCTACGGCTTCAACGACCTTGACGGCTCGCGGCCCGATTGCTGGCGCTACATGCGCGAAGTAATGGAGGCGAACAAGCCGGCCGATGCCACGGGATATCGTTAA